The following is a genomic window from Amaranthus tricolor cultivar Red isolate AtriRed21 chromosome 10, ASM2621246v1, whole genome shotgun sequence.
ataatatGACCTATATGTACTATGTTGGGCTATTTGGCAAAATAGCTTGttgaacaattttagtttatttaggTATAAACAGAAGGTGGAGTGGTCAAATCATCTAATGCTAATATTTAGTGAATTAGCTGGTTAAAACAACCAACTAATTAACAAGAAGCTACTCTCATCGGCGTCTTTCCAAAATCAGCTGATCAAATTAGTTGATTAAATTAGCTGGCCATATCAATTAGATGTTTTGCCAAACATCCAAATATCGTAGCAAGCTCTTGAAGTTATGCAACAGAATTCGATAGATCACTGGAAGCTAGAAACTAACTTAAGACTAGCGTTAATTGTTGCCCTAACACCCTAAAAAAATTTTCCAATGCATTGTTTGCTATTGATTTCTCCGGTTAAACTTTTTTTGATTACAGGGTACGCCTCAGGTAAGGATTAAATGAGAATCAAACACAAGATTTTTACCCGGATAAAGTGGTATTTGCATCAACTGAAATAAGACTTAATTTTCTTTCCGATTAATTAAGACAAAATAGCTATATAATGATGTGATTAGTATTTATTACACTTGTTTTTTGAACTAACCAAAACTATATATTTGTTATGACAGATTGACACTGATGTTCATCTGATAATGACCTGATTATGCAAGAGATTATACTATTTTGTTGGGAAGTTACAAAATGGGAAATCTAATGATCATTTAGAAAAAAAACAGAAGTTTGGCACAGATTAGAGTTAGAATCACGTCCAAGTCTAGTTATACAGGTACAGGTAGTGTTCTTCAGGTGTCCGGTTTGATTTTCTTTCTAGCATCAGTTCAGAAATTAATGCCATGTGAATCACCTCAAGGCTTTGGGACTTCGATTTCAATTTCGATATTGATTATTAGCATACGGTATTATTAAGTAGCTCCCGCGTAGGTAGGTTTTTGAAAGTTAATTTATGCAACCATACTCTTATTTTTCGATAACATATTTGATGcttatactttaaaaattgatacacttttaattgaattgataaCTCGTGTTTTATAGTTGCGAAAGGTTTTGAACTATTACCTCGCCAAAGTTGTGCTATTCTCAAGGAATGGCAAATTACcttcataaataaataataaaaagaatctAAATTAAAATGCACTTGGTTACACATATCGAGTGCACATGGCCATCGATCAGTAAGGGCAAAGTGGACTACCTTTTAGGGCTTTAAATTTTTCAGGgtccaaaaaatttatttttatgtacaaaattaatatttgaattgAATTTGGATACAAATTACATTTTTTACTAAGTAATATGAGATATTAGATTTTTTTGTAAAGTAgttaaatatcaacaataaaaaacaaaagacaTTATATCATTCATTCATTGTTTTCTTGCCATTTTGTTTATAGAAAAATAATCAAGTACCAAGTGAGGAAGGTTGTGAATTATTCTCTTGTACTATATTTTCTATCATTCAAAGATTCTATTATTTTTCGCTCTTAGACCCCAAAATAAACAAGACTACCCTCTAACTGTAAATAATTCGCTAGTGACGGTTTCTCAAGTGAGGAAGGTTGTGAATGATTCTCTTGTACTATGTTTTCTTGCCATATTGTTTATAGAAAAATAACTAAGTACCAAGTATAATTTGTTGGATATGCAAAGTGGAAAGTTCTTGTCATCTGAACTTTTAGGTTGTTATTCAATGGGATGTCTTGAATAGAATGGCATTCCGTAAGAAATACAATGTTCTCATGTGAGTAAATACTATGTAATCGATGTGGACACTTCTTTGGAAGTATTACTTGAAAACGATATTAAATCTTCTGTATGATTGATATCAGAGGCGGATCTTGGATCAAAGTTAGAGAGCGACAcatttttatttcaatattatgcggtattttgattttatataatGACCTAAAAATTTCCAAGTGGATTAAGCTCGTTACTTGACTCACAACACAGTGCATCTTTCGGATTTGACAAAATCGAATGGTGCAACAGCCAGTATACGTCATAGAAAccaaagaacaaaaaataaacGACATAAGTATCTGATCTCTCGAGTTCACAAAGAACGAGTAAACATAAGCTGCACACACTAACATTAAAACGATAAGCATATGGACTTTGGAGTAGCTATGATTGAAGATGGGCGTATTTAAGCTTCTTGAACTTGAATAATAAGCAAGCACAGTTCAAGTTTTGACAGGAAATTCATGTTTGAAGGCTATCTGTAATCACTAACCCAAATTCTAGACACATGATGTGAGACAAAATGCATAAAAATATTGATACATATTTCTTGAAGAGGTTAGTTAAACAAGGAAAGAGAACAACTACATTCTACTTTGGATCCAAAATTGGTATTCGCAATCAAAATATTCTGAAAAGGGATGGCAGCATACAATTTAGTAGCGGTATCTCAAAATTTTACCGCTTCATGAGTGCGGAAGCTACAGGAAATAATACTCGCAGGACCAACTTTCCCGACTTCAAATCAGTTTTATTCATTCCATCATCTGGTACCTGTAAATGCAACACTACTGAAACCGGGCAAGTCAATATCACGTATCAACCAAAGTGCAAAAATACGGTAACAATGAAACTTCTAACCACATATCTAAAGCTATTAAACTGTAGTAGCATGCAACAGGAATCTCTTCTAGTAGTATAAAGGATGCACAGTGAACATcaaatgccaaaaaaaagctACTTAAATTATATTGCATAGTACCACAAGACAAAATGCTTTTAGGTCACAAGTAGGGGGTGTCAAATGTTGATGGGTCAGAGTGGCACAAGCCACTTGAACTCAGCTCAGCAGAGCTTGGCTTGAGTAGTTGAGTAGGCTCCACTGGAATTCAGATTTGGCATGAAATCTTAATGACCCATGTTGAAGTTACCTACGGTCAGCTCAAAAAGCTCGTGAACAAGCCTGGTAAATTTTAGATTACATTTTGCATAAAGTTGATATGTCCCAGTCACCTGTGAAGGTTTTCTAGTTTCGTGGTAACTGTGAGGATGCCAGATGGAGAGGAGACATAGGGGAAGGGATGAAACATGAAATaggttggaaaaaaaaaatagtttggtGATTTGAGATTGTAGGTTGTGCTATGGTGATGCGGAGAAAGGAGAGGGGATGGGAGCGTGGAGAGCTGGAGAGAagcaaattttatgaaaaatcaAGGCATAATATCAATGGCCTAGCATTTTTATTGATAGCTAAAACTTTTATAAGGGTTTGTTTATCGTAGCTATGGCCTCTTGCATTGCATCACGTAATTTCCAGAATGTGCATCACTCTGAGCACTTACCTAGCAATTAACACATATAATATTGGATAActtctatgttacttggactcttcattttgcttcacgtacccgtgtccgatccaTAATGcttggacattggtatggcacttagacacttcaatTTAGGCATAAAATTGAATACTTAGACGTATCCAACACTTGGGGACACGCACTAGTATCCCACATCAGTACACGAGTCCAAGTGACATAGGTCATAACTTCTAAAGTTTCTCagcgtgaaaaaaaaaacaggccGACATTGATGCATGGACATTTCGCATTTTGGAAAAAATTATTGATCGCCATCCTAAATTTTAATTGAACTTAGCATTAATAGTGTCCAAAACTAGCTTCACCGATAGACTTGGAAATAGCAATTGTTTGATCAATGTTCTTCAAGTTAGATGAACTTAAAGGAAAACAACATGGATCAGAATATGAATCGTATGATGTGTACATGATCAATCTCTGAAAATTATTATGATCAACTAAATAGTTAACGGTTGGCCATTCCAAGTATGTTGTCATACATCAATGCTTGAGGGCAAACACAAGGAGCTTCAAATGATAGAAAGCATAACCATACTCCATATCCAACACAGTTAGCTACTAAATTGGCTTTACTAATCTAAGCTAATAACTTTGTCGCAAAAAGTGATTTTGTATCAAATGAATAATCAACTAAAGGAGGCCTCTATGATGTTTTAGGGATAAGGCCAAGTACTCCTGGCCTCCCTACTTTGCCGAAGGCAGGAAACTACATGCAAGCACTGTGGAAACGTTCAAACTTTTGGCACTATTCAAATACATCAAGGTCatcttgttcatgcttcaacaaagaaataattgggagaagaaagaaaattacGAGCTGCAACAGAAACAGTTCTAGTTtaacttaaaaagaaaaaatcaaacaaaatagcAACTTgaatatactaaaaataatataaaaacctTATATGACAACACAAACACCTGCTACAAGCACCCACATACTATGAGCTCACTTTCCATTCCTAGTAATTAACACGCAAAATATTACAAGAGTCCAATTTAGCTAGTTTCACGAGCCGCACGTGTGTACAAGCCCCATCTAAATataattgttatgaatggtgtgacttgagtgcacaattgatgtgtgcattcatatGTGTAATTGATGGGATAGAATCCTATGAGATTGGttaataagagaattaagtTAGTAACTTAATGTTTATGGTGTTTAAAGTGTGATTTAATACTTGAAgtaatcatgggagttatgggtcTTGATGATGTTTAATGAAGAATTGGAAAAGGTTTTTGAAGATGCTTTGTATGTTTAGTCGAGCAGAATCTATCCAGAAGGCAACTGTAGGTCGCTCGACCTAggcgctcgaccgagcgagcttcttTGGTGGGTCGAACGGACAGTCAGAATGCTTCCAGTAGCCTCCAgtactcgctcgaccgagcgagctctctatTCTGGTCGAGCGGTTCCTCTGATGCGTCTAGAATGCTGTTTTTTTGTCTTTTCAAGTCCTTGGAGCTGTTACAACTCATTCATTTTTCAGCATTAAGAATGTATTAAGTGAGCAATTATCATTGAATgtacttagtactataaatagagagctcccATACTCATCCATGATATATCAAACACAAACCCCTTAGCCAAATACATagcctttgttttttttttatttacatcattgtaatacttcattgtaAGAGTGTTTCACTCATTTGaaataatacaaacaagaaactacacaccacgaaggacatagccatcattgggtgaacctctttaaatcattgtgtcattttgcaaattttatttttatcaaacgtttgttagttcattgaaattgttatcgttcatcaaagttttTAACATCGTATTGATCTTGGCAAATTATTTCAATAATGATGAGTGACTTTCAGCTTCCAAGAAACATGTGTCCAATACATTACAACTAAATCTAACAAAGATCTAAACTACTCTAGACAGTTAAACTACACAATAGGGAGTCAGGGGCACATCACACACCTATAAAGTAGTGAACTcgtaataaaatatgaaaatatgtaAGTAAAGGAAAAAGATGCACACCCACAAAattctacaaagaaaaaaaaacatagataAGCTTGCACTTACAAAGTTCGAGACTTCAACTGCGGTTAGGATGTTTAGACCAATCATAGTTCATCACCATCTTCCCTTCTTCCAGCTTGTCACTTGCTAATATATAAGTGAGTGGAACACGATCAACCATGTGCCGATTCTTTGATGATTTCCCCACCGACTTGTCATTCTGAGCTACCTTAGCAAGCCCAACAGGCTCTTCATGGACAAAGCTCAACCATGGTACAGCTGCTTTACGCTTGAGTTTATGATCCCAAACACAGCTGTCTTTTCTCCAACGTTGGACATCAGTTAGAGAATATTCCTCCTTCCCTTCACTAACTTGCTCCCTAATCTTTGGAGCAAAGACGGATGGCTTCGCCCCAGCTACAGCTGCTCGAGGGATATTAATTAACGTCTCTCCCTTGGCACGCTTAGAACCAAAGGCAGAAACAAATACATCCTTTACACTACTAATTTTTCCATCCTTATTGCCTACAGTACTCCCCATCAATCCAGGAGCTAAACAAGCTAACGGGAACTTACCAGCCACCTCAGTTGTAATAGGTTCAACAACCTTTTGTGGTGGAGAGAAGTCTTTATCACAATCCCTTTGGTTGCTTGGATGTACCCCCTCAATCCATCGTACTAAAGCAAGCCTAGATGAGCGATTAGGGTCATATTCTATTCGCTCCACCACACCCATGGAAGAAGTGCTTCTCTTTAAGTCAATTTTTCGCTGTAAACGCTTCGCACCACCCCCTCGATGATAGATAGTAATACGCCCCGCAGAATTATGCCCTTGGAAAATCAAAGTACCCATAATCAAATTTTCAACAAGACCTCACAGCTACCATAATCACAACAAGCAATGATTATATTAAAACAATCTTAGcttaaattttcttttcctaTTTGTGGTCCTTGGTGTTTAATTAGGAAAGGGGGGCAATAAATACCATTGCTATCATTAAACTGGATAAATACTATCATAAAAAGCTTAATAGATAGAAATTCAAAAACCAAATGATTAATAATGTTGAGAATAAAGTGaattgagtgcacaattgatgtgtgcattcatgaaTGACTCATGGGATGAAATCTTACGGATGActtgaatgggtgtattaagttgcgaCTTAAGGTTTGTGATTTATAATGGTGgttaaagtatggattaattcATGAGttataaaggtaatgaagtaggACTTAATTATGGAGTTATGAGGCtaaatgaagaaattgaaaagatGTTCTACTATGTTAGGTCGAGCAAAGCTGTTGGAATGTCCTCTGAAGGCCGCTCGACCAGACCGATAGACCGACCGAGCTCCAGGATGGGTCGAGCAAGCAAACAGAATGTACCCAGTAGCTTCCTGtagtccgctcgaccgagcgagcccctgctttggtcgagcgaacCTTCTGAAGTTCCTAAGATGTTGTATTTGGCTCTTCAAGTCCTTGGAGCTGTTTCATTGTTAttaattcatagctttaatgtattgaatgttacttagtgtgatctcctCTATAAATAGGAAGCTGATTTGTTCAGCCAAACACAAACCCTTTAGCCTAAACACATAGactttattattctcttactcaATTATAATACTTTATTTGTAAGAGTTGTTTTACTCCATTGAAATAAgataaacaagaaactacacaccacggaggacgtaaccatcattgggtgaacctccttaaattatTGTGtcatttttacaattttatttttcatcaaatGTTTGTTAATTCATTGAAATCGtcgttcatcaaagttctttACATCGTATCGATCTTggcaaatatttcaaataaagTCAACATCATTAGAGAATCTTACAAAATTTGATGATGCGATACTGTTCTTATATAATCAAATGCATAAATCTAATATGTGAAAATGAATGAGGAAAAAAATTTACCAGCGGTTGATCCTCCATGTGACACTAATAGCTTCTTAAAGGGCTTCGTTACACTGTTCCACTTCATTTTTTTCACACAAATGTTTCCTGGGAAAAACGATAAACATCAACTACTAAAAAATAGAGGTTGAAACTAAAATCTATGGCAATAAAACGAACCTCCCCCAACCACCAACAACAAACCACCAACAAAGCAAAAATAAACTGCTGAGATGAAATGAACTTAACCTGAAATTGCAGAGATGGTTGAGCAGAGAGGCTAAGAAGTTGGAGGCGGATTGGGAAGAACCCTGCTAAGTAAAGAAGCTTAGT
Proteins encoded in this region:
- the LOC130826048 gene encoding 60S ribosomal protein L2, mitochondrial-like — protein: MKWNSVTKPFKKLLVSHGGSTAGHNSAGRITIYHRGGGAKRLQRKIDLKRSTSSMGVVERIEYDPNRSSRLALVRWIEGVHPSNQRDCDKDFSPPQKVVEPITTEVAGKFPLACLAPGLMGSTVGNKDGKISSVKDVFVSAFGSKRAKGETLINIPRAAVAGAKPSVFAPKIREQVSEGKEEYSLTDVQRWRKDSCVWDHKLKRKAAVPWLSFVHEEPVGLAKVAQNDKSVGKSSKNRHMVDRVPLTYILASDKLEEGKMVMNYDWSKHPNRS